From a single Miscanthus floridulus cultivar M001 chromosome 8, ASM1932011v1, whole genome shotgun sequence genomic region:
- the LOC136470230 gene encoding uncharacterized protein: MADHTHRVWWPMQAYCKLVRRLEEKFDGLELNHITWKFNETADELAKMASAQAPVPLNVFARDLHKPSIDYVSATEESPPVVPTAGPKAPSVTETPSTKPEVMEVNIEPPEANLGMDWRVSFLDCLIRGELPADWTKA, from the coding sequence ATGGCTGACCACACCCACCGGGTGTGGTGGCCCATgcaggcgtactgcaagttggtacgtcgcctagaagaaaagttcgacggtctcgaactcaaccacatcacgtGGAAATTCAACGAgaccgcggacgaactggcaaagatggcgtcggcacaggCCCCGGTCCCCCTGAATGTCTTCGCCAGAgatctccacaagccttccatcgactatgtcTCGGCGACGGAAGAGAGCCCACCGGTTGTGCCCACCGCAGGGCCCaaggccccctctgtcaccgagaccccttcgaccaagcccgaggtcatggaagtcaacatagagcctcccgaggccaacctaggcatggactggcgagtctcgttccttgattgcctcattcgaggagagcttcccgcaGACTGGACCAAAGCTTGa